A DNA window from Halorubrum sp. DM2 contains the following coding sequences:
- the guaB gene encoding IMP dehydrogenase: MATDSGRFSAKLEVPEALTFDDVLLRPKESRVEPDDADLSTRVSKNVELTVPVLSAAMDTVTESDLAIAMAREGGLGVLHRNMTVEETAAEVERIKRAHELVIRRENVVTVSPDDTVREADAVMERQGVSGAPVVADDDTVLGIISGTDIRPYLEVGEDDAVREAMTDEVITAAEDVGAREALELMYDHKIERVPIVDEAERLVGLVTMQGILQRREHEEAARDEDGRLLAGVAVGPFEEERAVAADEAGVDVIFIDCAHAHNLNVLDSAEAIKATVDADVVVGNVGTREAAEAAVDFADGLKVGIGPGSICTTRVVSGAGMPQMTAVAEVADVAVEHDVPVIADGGIRYSGDAIKALAAGADAVMLGSYFAGTDEAPGRVITMNGKKYKQYRGMGSVGAMKSGGGDRYLKEEDEDEEFVPEGVEAATPYKGSLASELHQLTGGMRSGMGYVGAETVPDLHERAEFVRVSTAGQSESHPHDVMITDEAPNYSPGE; encoded by the coding sequence ATGGCGACAGATTCTGGCCGATTCTCGGCGAAACTCGAGGTTCCGGAAGCGCTGACGTTCGACGACGTGCTACTCCGACCGAAGGAGAGCCGCGTCGAACCCGACGACGCCGACCTGAGTACCCGCGTCTCGAAGAACGTCGAACTGACCGTGCCGGTGCTGTCGGCGGCGATGGACACCGTCACAGAGAGCGACCTCGCGATCGCGATGGCCCGCGAGGGCGGTCTCGGCGTCCTCCACCGCAACATGACCGTCGAGGAGACGGCCGCCGAGGTCGAACGCATCAAGCGCGCGCACGAACTCGTCATCCGCCGCGAGAACGTCGTCACCGTCTCGCCCGACGACACCGTCCGCGAGGCCGACGCGGTGATGGAGCGGCAGGGCGTCTCCGGTGCCCCCGTCGTCGCCGACGACGACACCGTCCTCGGGATCATCTCCGGGACGGACATCCGGCCGTACCTGGAGGTCGGCGAGGACGACGCGGTCCGCGAGGCGATGACCGACGAGGTCATCACCGCGGCGGAGGATGTGGGCGCGCGCGAGGCGCTCGAACTAATGTACGACCACAAGATCGAGCGCGTCCCCATCGTCGACGAGGCCGAGCGCCTGGTCGGACTGGTGACGATGCAGGGCATCCTCCAGCGCCGCGAACACGAGGAGGCCGCCCGCGACGAGGACGGACGGCTTCTGGCCGGCGTCGCAGTCGGCCCCTTCGAGGAGGAGCGCGCCGTCGCGGCCGACGAGGCCGGCGTCGACGTGATCTTCATCGACTGTGCACACGCGCACAACCTCAACGTCTTGGACTCCGCGGAGGCGATCAAAGCGACCGTTGACGCCGACGTCGTCGTCGGCAACGTCGGGACGCGCGAGGCGGCCGAGGCCGCGGTCGACTTCGCCGACGGGCTGAAGGTCGGCATCGGGCCGGGATCGATCTGTACCACTCGCGTCGTCAGCGGCGCGGGGATGCCCCAGATGACCGCCGTCGCGGAGGTCGCGGACGTCGCCGTCGAGCACGACGTTCCCGTGATCGCCGACGGCGGCATCCGCTACTCCGGTGACGCCATCAAGGCGCTCGCCGCGGGCGCGGACGCGGTGATGCTCGGCTCGTACTTCGCCGGCACCGACGAGGCCCCCGGCCGCGTCATCACGATGAACGGCAAGAAGTACAAGCAGTACCGCGGCATGGGCTCGGTCGGCGCGATGAAGTCCGGCGGCGGCGACCGCTACCTCAAAGAGGAGGACGAAGACGAGGAGTTCGTGCCCGAGGGCGTCGAGGCCGCGACCCCGTACAAGGGGAGCCTCGCCTCCGAGCTCCACCAGCTCACGGGCGGGATGCGCTCGGGGATGGGCTACGTCGGCGCGGAGACCGTTCCCGACCTCCACGAGCGCGCGGAGTTCGTCCGGGTTTCGACCGCGGGGCAGAGCGAGAGCCACCCGCACGACGTGATGATCACGGACGAGGCCCCCAACTACAGTCCGGGCGAGTAA
- a CDS encoding HalX domain-containing protein: MSEQPPLVLVVEDEPDLADLYAAWLGDEYRVRTAYGGHEALDQLDEADDEVDAILLDRRMPGLSGDEVLTAVRDRGINCRVAMVTAVEPDFDILEMGFDDYLVKPVTSDTLRDTVEGLLRRGEYDTEVQELFSLTSKKAMLESEKSASDLADNAEYQELTDRIEELREQADESRDAVATDDEDYEKLFQDFDTDS; encoded by the coding sequence ATGAGTGAGCAACCGCCGCTGGTCCTCGTGGTCGAGGACGAACCCGACTTGGCCGACCTGTATGCCGCCTGGCTTGGCGACGAGTACCGCGTTCGAACCGCGTACGGCGGCCACGAGGCCCTCGATCAGCTCGACGAGGCCGACGACGAGGTCGACGCCATCCTCCTCGATCGACGGATGCCCGGGCTCTCCGGCGACGAGGTCCTCACGGCCGTCCGCGACCGCGGTATCAACTGCCGGGTCGCGATGGTCACCGCCGTCGAGCCGGACTTCGACATTCTGGAGATGGGCTTCGACGACTACCTCGTCAAGCCCGTCACCAGCGACACGCTCCGAGACACCGTCGAGGGGCTGCTGCGGCGTGGCGAGTACGACACGGAGGTCCAAGAGCTGTTCTCGCTGACGTCGAAGAAGGCGATGCTCGAGTCCGAAAAGAGCGCGAGCGACCTCGCCGACAACGCGGAGTACCAGGAACTCACCGACCGGATCGAGGAACTCCGCGAGCAGGCCGACGAGTCGCGCGACGCGGTCGCGACCGACGACGAGGACTACGAGAAGCTCTTCCAGGATTTCGACACCGACTCGTAA